The DNA sequence GACGGAGTTCTTCGATGTGGCCGGCGTGGAAGGCTGGCTGAAGAAGCATCGCTATCAGACCGTCGATCAGGTGGTCAAGACCGGCCTCAAAGCCCTGGAAAAGAAACGCCAGTATATGGTTTCCGGCTGGGGCAATTACCTGCTCTCACTGCTGGTCCGCATCGCGACCCGCCGCACGGTGGTGGTCGAATCGATGAAATATTTCCGCCCGCAGCCTCAGAAAGAGAAAAAATAGAGCGCGCATGAACATGTGTGTCAACCGGGGGCTGTAAAGAATTTCGGAATGATTGCTTTTTTTAGCTCATTTCAGAGCAAAAACAGTCCGGCAAGTTGACGATCTGGCGGGAGACTCAGTATAACAGTCGTTCCTATTTTTGGAATTTGTCGAAGAAGGTATATAAATGGCATCCAAATCGAAGATTGAAAAACAGAAGAGAATTTACGCTCTGGTAGAAAAGCATGCTGAAAAGCGGGCTGAGCTGATTGCCAAAGGGGACTACGAAGGCCTTGCCAAACTGCCTCGTAACTCCAGCCGCACCCGTATGCGTCGTCTCTGTCAGCTGACAGGTCGTCCTCGTGGTAACTACCGTAAGTTCCAGATTTCGCGTATCGCTCTGCGGGATATGGCTTTAGATGGCCTGATCCCCGGCATGAAAAAATCCAGCTGGTAAGCGAACCGGCCGCACTGTGTGAGTCGCGGCCCCTGCCAGCAAACTGAAATCAGCGTCGCCCCGGTTTCGGGTGTCCTATGTCCTACGACGCATGAAAAAGGAATAACACTATGTCAGTCGGTTTATCCCGTAAAGAGATTGTCAAACGTCGGAAAAAACGAGCTCGTCTGAAAAAGAAGCTCAAATGCCGGTTCTGCCCGGATGGTAACATTCCACGTCCCGTGTATGTCGATTACAAGGATCTGAGAACCCTGCGTTCTCTCCTGGATCGCGAAGGACGTATCCTGCCCCGTCGTCGGACAGGGACTTCTGCCCTGTACCAGCGAGCTGTCCGTAAGGCAGTTTTGCGGGCACGCTTCATCGGTCTGCTGCCTTACGTTGCAGAAGACTAAGCGACTGAAGAGAAGAGACAAACGAAAAAGCTCTGGACTGATCTGGTCCAGAGCTTTTTTAATGCGCGTTGTGAAGACAATGACTTCTGTGTGGTCGCTTACCAGTGAAACCCGGTGGGAAACGAATCGGTTTCGAAGGCATCGAGCAGGCCGGCGTCCGTTTTGTCTTTCTGATCCAGGGTTGCTTCGGCACAGGACTCTTCGGTTTCCCAGATCACGACTTTGACGGCCTGTACTCCCAGGTCGTTGAGCAGATTCGGACAGACTTCGTCCAGCAGGTAGCGGGCCATGTTTTCTGCGGTCGGATTGTACGGCAGTACGAAGTATTTGGTCGGTTCGACCATGCGGATTGCGTTCAGGCCGTTTTCGTCTTCGATGTTGAGCAGGAAGCCGTGATCCCAGTTTTCGTCGATCCAGCCTTTCAGCAGCGCCTTGAGTTGCGCAAAGTCGATAATCCGACCCACGGCGTCCGTTTCCGGGCCGGTGACGTAAAAATCAGCGATGTAATTATGGCCGTGAAAGAACTGGCATTTTCCTTCGTGGCGAAACAGACGGTGTCCGGCGTTAAACTTGACCCGTCGCATAATTGTCATACCCATGTGACTCACTCAACCTCTCAACTGGGGTTTGCTGAACGATTCTGAAATTCGGTTAACTGTTTAACAGGGACTGCATGCCCTGCGTCATAATAGCGTCTATCCCGGGATCGCAGAAAGCGACGCTGACTTCATATCCGCCGGCGGGGTACTCTTCGGCAACCGGGATGTACCATGGTCCCCCATCCCCGTAAGCGGCTGTGGCGATGAATTCATCCGGCTGGATTTTCTGGGCTCGCAGCTGGTATTCAATGAAACTCTCGGCGGGCAGGTGCAGCGTTTTGATATCGTTGACCTGCAGTGAACTCAGGGTGATCGGGATCTGCTTCTCAATCCGTTGCAGCCAGGCCAGCATGTAGGAAGGACGGTTGCGATTCACAACGCTGTTACTTTTGTTGGAAATCGTCTTCGTTAACTCTTCTACGCTGAAACTGCTCCGCACGGGAGGTAAAATGTCATGAGTTTTCCAGGTCAGTTTGCCGACCGGCTCAGGTTTGAGCCCTTTTTCGGAAGCGACGATGCCGTCGTAAATCCGTCGAGCCAGAATAGCCCGCATCGGCTTGGAGCCGTCATTGTACTTGCCGGCGGAAATGTTTCCGGAACAGCCGGTGAAGTAAATGTGCGTGCAACCCGGTTCTTCCTGCTGACGCTGTTTACGGGCCATGCCGGTAAAGTCGCTGCTCACGCGGCCGTCGCCGTAATAGCTCATCGGATGGGTCGCATAGTAGTGACAGGAGACCAGCTTTTTGTCTTTGTTGTAGAAGGCGACTGTTTTCAGGAAGGGGTCGATGGTGCCTTCCGTCATGCTCCGCAGGCGTTCGTCCCGGCAGCTGCTGCCCCGCATACTGATGATCTTACCTTCCTTGTCGCGGTTGATCCGGCGGTTGGAAGCGACCTTGTCTACCCTTCCCTGACTGTGCGCGATATGCGTGAACGGCTCAGCCTTCGTAATCGCTGCAGAGACCGCTTTGCGGCCCTTGTCCAGGCATTCGTTGTAGAAATCCAGCTCGACGATATGCGGCAGATCTCCCTGTTCCAGAACAATCTGTTCGGCGTTCAGACAGGCGAAAGGAGCATTGTGCTGGTGCACGCATTGCACGGCCACGCGATCAATGCTCGTTCCCGCGGCTTCGGCTAAAGCCTGCCGCCAGTTGATGTGAGCATCGTTGAGCAAGCCGGTCCAGTCGACCGCGCAGACCACAATCGGCTTGCCCGCACCCAGCAGTACATAGCCGATCGCTTCCAGTGAATCATCGTAGCCGACGACCGGTTTAATCCAGCCACCACAGAGGGAATGCCCTTTGGGAGGCGACACATCGAACCGGAAGGGGGCGATGTGCAGATTCGGATTGTTGGCTGTTTCGCTCTGGTTGGCAAAAGCCCACTCTTCGAGCGAATAAGCAGATCCCGCAGCCGCCAGCGAAGCAGCCAGGAAATCACGTCGACTGAAATGACTCATAATACACCTGTCGTGACTAAAACCGATTTACAGTTTGGTTGGATTGGGAGCGTCTCCATAAACCTCTTTCGGATCGAAAACCTTTTCGGTTTCCGTAAATTCGAGCGCCAGGCCTTTCTCTTTGCCTTCTTCACCAACGGGCACACGGCGATAGAAACAGGAGCGATAACCAACGTGACAGCTGGCCCCGCCTCCCATGACATCGACACGCAGCCAGACCGTATCCTGATCGTCGTCGATCAGCAGTTCTTTGACTTTCTGGACCAGCCCGCTGGTAGCACCTTTGTGCCAGAGCACCTGTCGGCTGCGGCTCCAGTAGACGGCTTCACCCAATTCAATGGTCTTCTTGAGTGCTTCCTCATTCATGTAGGCATGCATCAGCAATTCACCTGAGGTGTAGTCGGTGGTGACAACCGGAATCAAACCGTCCTGGTCAAACTTGGGGGCCAGTTCGTTTCCTTCTTCTACCTGCTCGACTGAAGTCCTTCCAGCGAATTGAATTCCATCTGACATGATTTGTCTTTCCTCACTTCAATACGATCTTGATATATGACTCTGGAGAGTTTCTCTCCACTAGAGACGATTGTTTCCGGGTGGGCAGGTCTTCCAGCGGATGCGGTTGCGCATCGTTCTCTTCGGGAAATCAGCGCTCCTGATGATATCATACGCAATGCGATCAGCGAGACACATCGTCTCAGGCGCTGTTCAAGCGGAAAACGAGAGATTTCCTGCCTGCGGGTACGGTTTCTTAACCGAAATAGTAAACCCAATGATGGGGCAGGTCAGCAGTTTCAGCCGGGATTTTAAGAGGTTTCGCAGAATA is a window from the Gimesia benthica genome containing:
- the hisI gene encoding phosphoribosyl-AMP cyclohydrolase is translated as MSDGIQFAGRTSVEQVEEGNELAPKFDQDGLIPVVTTDYTSGELLMHAYMNEEALKKTIELGEAVYWSRSRQVLWHKGATSGLVQKVKELLIDDDQDTVWLRVDVMGGGASCHVGYRSCFYRRVPVGEEGKEKGLALEFTETEKVFDPKEVYGDAPNPTKL
- the rpsR gene encoding 30S ribosomal protein S18, coding for MSVGLSRKEIVKRRKKRARLKKKLKCRFCPDGNIPRPVYVDYKDLRTLRSLLDREGRILPRRRTGTSALYQRAVRKAVLRARFIGLLPYVAED
- a CDS encoding 6-pyruvoyl trahydropterin synthase family protein codes for the protein MGMTIMRRVKFNAGHRLFRHEGKCQFFHGHNYIADFYVTGPETDAVGRIIDFAQLKALLKGWIDENWDHGFLLNIEDENGLNAIRMVEPTKYFVLPYNPTAENMARYLLDEVCPNLLNDLGVQAVKVVIWETEESCAEATLDQKDKTDAGLLDAFETDSFPTGFHW
- the rpsN gene encoding 30S ribosomal protein S14 — translated: MASKSKIEKQKRIYALVEKHAEKRAELIAKGDYEGLAKLPRNSSRTRMRRLCQLTGRPRGNYRKFQISRIALRDMALDGLIPGMKKSSW